Proteins encoded by one window of Venturia canescens isolate UGA chromosome 2, ASM1945775v1, whole genome shotgun sequence:
- the Snx3 gene encoding sorting nexin-12: MADTTVDATRRLNVKKQTLDDAYAAPANFLEIDVINPETHGVGKKRYTDYEVRMRTNLPVFKVKESSVRRRYSDFEWLRNELERDSKIVVPPLPGKAWKRQMPFRGDDGIFEEDFIEDRRKGLEIFVNKIAGHPLAQNERCLHMFLQDPGIDKNYVPGKIRNT; this comes from the exons ATGGCAGATACAACGGTGGATGCAACGCGGCGTCTTAACGTCAAAAAACAAACTCTCGATGACGCTTATGCAGCTCCAGCAAACTTTCTCGAGATCGACGTTATCAATCCGGAGACTCACggtgttggaaaaaaacgatacaCGGATTATGAGGTCCGCATGAGG ACCAATTTACCTGTATTCAAAGTTAAAGAATCCAGTGTAAGAAGACGATACAGCGACTTTGAGTGGCTGAGAAACGAACTTGAAAGAGATAGCAAG attGTCGTTCCACCTCTGCCCGGCAAAGCGTGGAAACGTCAAATGCCTTTCAGAGGGGATGATGGAATTTTTGAGGAAGATTTCATCGAAGATCGAAGAAAGGGTCTAGAAATATTTGTCAACAA AATAGCGGGTCATCCTCTGGCACAGAACGAACGGTGTCTTCACATGTTTCTGCAGGATCCTGGGATAGATAAGAATTATGTGCcaggaaaaataagaaacacgtag
- the mtSSB gene encoding single-stranded DNA-binding protein, mitochondrial, with product MALNRVMLHTFRQMNQIAGARYMSSAGVDVTKIEKTLNQVTLLGRCGNDPQKRGSEEHPVVVFSMATHTNYKYEGGDFMQRTDWHRVCIFKPSLRDTVYNYLKKGQRVLVNGRLSYGEVKDEEGVARPTTAIIADDVIFFAQKS from the exons ATGGCGTTGAACAGA GTTATGTTGCACACGTTTCGGCAAATGAATCAAATAGCCGGTGCCAGATACATGTCTTCTGCAGGTGTAGATgtaacaaaaatcgaaaaaa CTTTGAATCAGGTGACGTTGCTGGGGAGGTGTGGTAACGATCCTCAGAAGCGAGGTTCTGAAGAACATCcagttgttgttttttctatGGCAACTCAcacaaactacaaatatgaaGGTG GTGATTTTATGCAGAGAACTGATTGGCATAGAGTATGCATTTTCAAACCAAGTCTGCGTGACACCGTGTACAATTATTTGAAGAAAGGTCAGCGAGTATTGGTCAATGGGCGCCTCAGTTACGGCGAAGTAAAAGACGAGGAGGGTGTTGCGAGGCCAACAACAGCAATTATAGCTGATGATGTGATATTCTTTGCACAGAAAAGTTAA
- the LOC122406457 gene encoding uncharacterized protein isoform X2 has product MDEFLQINWNPPLEDMLEGEFVNADRLMQEGKMYQALRSSFRDPFLNIHEDFDHLVTKELISKLKPKKTASMRSEQNLQLQSSATEPQQDPTQSQESDKEQQEIRKREYVPGILKNPLTFPKQSELTVQQHALCLKVLLRFSSSEKPSLTAADKEELQTYMNLMPIIKKEQETFLELVKSNWDASTFEIQEEEFINEQWKRKVKLVDSLPRYYTEKENIPFISPIETVVNILSNCLEMGTVPKIFLPKFTKRVLMPPNTTKINQRFFSIDSSKGPQENVIFKTPVSQDPNCEKLAGIHDVNMVISSGGLNCLALNIEPNITTSWILPVVIKRINDKNVVFVDKPLPPTGLNVLQKNAWIHKYNVKSYLAHPFHCGAPRLDSKHEKVETKEDDESLNEGMDIEHLEDEQENKNPPETEEKAENYILPPSGHNLFYRLFSINASDESKNELMKNRVDKTYKLLVRTKMDGILKAHTGEEYLTMIAAKVEHQLALGAEEVSVEEALKQWMSLTFRPGTSLLRVRMEAKSMEFIQFEKRTAASVNNEIKSLYGLKTDSALTLLYNVVDIMSAMNPGHYIIRHTPRNGAFACVYQTVDEPGKNVFDLQTLYWGDEFPTIPNPPWPPIDKSVVTPALKVFNRMPAMFYPSRYKQKKKPRGGKCDRGARGGRGGRGGMGGRGGKKSGKGRKKGATKIPDREQEKKSSNPEG; this is encoded by the exons ATGGACGAGTTTCTCCAAATCAATTG GAATCCTCCACTTGAGGATATGCTCGAAGGTGAGTTTGTCAATGCAGACAGATTGATGCAGGAGGGAAAAATGTACCAAGCGTTGAGAAGCAGTTTCCGTGATCCTTTCCTCAATATACACGAAGACTTTGATCACCTTGTTACTAAAGAGCTTATTTCAAAACTTAAGCCCAAAAAAACTGCATCCATGAGGTCAGAACAAAATTTACAACTACAAAGCTCTGCGACTGAACCCCAGCAAGATCCAACACAATCGCAAGAATCTGACAAAGAGCAGCAAGAAATTCGGAAGAGGGAGTATGTGcctggaattttgaaaaatcctttGACGTTTCCAAAACAATCCGAATTAACCGTCCAACAGCATGCTTTGTGCCTCAAGGTTCTACTTAGATTTTCTTCCTCTGAAAAACCTTCGCTCACTGCCGCTGATAAGGAAGAATTGCAAACTTATATG aaCTTAATGCCAATTATAAAAAAGGAACAAGAAACTTTTTTAGAGTTGGTTAAAAGTAATTGGGATGCTTcgacatttgaaattcaagaaGAAGAATTTATTAACGAGCAATGGAAAAGAAAAGTGAAACTGGTCGATTCGTTGCCAAGATATTACAcagaaaaggaaaatattccTTTCATATCACCCATAGAAACTGTTGTGAATATTCTATCAAACTGCCTAGAAATG GGAACTGTGCCAAAGATTTTCTTGCCAAAATTCACGAAACGCGTTCTCATGCCTCCAAATAcgacaaaaataaatcaacgatttttctccATCGATTCAAGCAAAGGTCCTCAAGaaaacgtgatttttaaaACTCCTGTGAGTCAGGATCCAAATTGTGAGAAGTTGGCAGGAATACATGATGTTAATATGGTCATTTCATCGGGTGGGCTCAACTGTCTGGCACTGAACATTGAACCGAACATCACTACATCGTGGATTTTACCAGTTGTCATAAAACGCATTAATgacaaaaatgttgtttttgttGATAAACCCTTGCCACCAACGGGACTAAACGTATTGCAGAAAAATGCTTGGATACATAAGTATAATGTGAAATCATACTTAGCCCATCCTTTCCATTGCGGCGCTCCTAG GCTCGACAGTAAGCATGAAAAAGTGGAAACAAAGGAAGATGACGAATCACTAAACGAAGGAATGGATATCGAGCACTTGGAAGACGAACAGGAGAACAAAAATCCCCCAGAAACCGAAGAAAAAGCTGAAAATTATATTCTTCCACCATCGGGACATAATCTCTTTTACAGATTATTCAGCATTAACGCCTCCGATGAGTCTAAGAATGAGCTTATGAAAAATAGAGTGGATAAAACTTATAAACTGTTGGTTCGCACAAAGATGGATGGAATTTTG AAAGCACATACCGGTGAGGAGTATTTGACTATGATCGCAGCAAAGGTCGAGCATCAATTAGCGCTAGGAGCTGAAGAGGTATCTGTGGAAGAAGCTCTCAAACAATGGATGTCTTTAACATTCAGACCTGGTACAAGTCTCTTACGCG TGAGAATGGAAGCGAAGAGTATGGAATTTATccagtttgaaaaaagaacCGCCGCCTCGGTaaacaatgaaataaaaagcctcTACGGCCTGAAAACCGACTCCGCTTTGACATTACTTTACAACGTTGTGGACATAATGTCTGCAATGAATCCTGGTCATTATATCATCAGACATACTCCGCGCAATGGAGCATTCGCGTGTGTGTATCAAACGGTCGACGAACCGGG aaaaaacgtattcgaTTTACAAACACTTTACTGGGGTGACGAATTTCCTACGATACCAAATCCACCGTGGCCACCTATAGACAAATCTGTTGTCACACCCGCATTGAAAGTCTTTAATCGAATGCCAGCCATGTTTTATCCGTCACGAtataaacagaagaaaaaaccTCGAG GTGGAAAATGTGACCGAGGTGCAAGAGGCGGGAGAGGTGGCAGAGGTGGCATGGGCGGCAGAGGTGGCAAAAAAAGTGGTAAAGGACGGAAAAAAGGTGCGACCAAAATACCAGATCGTgagcaagagaaaaaatcttcgAACCCCGAAGGATAA
- the LOC122406457 gene encoding uncharacterized protein isoform X1: MDEFLQINWNPPLEDMLEGEFVNADRLMQEGKMYQALRSSFRDPFLNIHEDFDHLVTKELISKLKPKKTASMRSEQNLQLQSSATEPQQDPTQSQESDKEQQEIRKREYVPGILKNPLTFPKQSELTVQQHALCLKVLLRFSSSEKPSLTAADKEELQTYMNLMPIIKKEQETFLELVKSNWDASTFEIQEEEFINEQWKRKVKLVDSLPRYYTEKENIPFISPIETVVNILSNCLEMGTVPKIFLPKFTKRVLMPPNTTKINQRFFSIDSSKGPQENVIFKTPVSQDPNCEKLAGIHDVNMVISSGGLNCLALNIEPNITTSWILPVVIKRINDKNVVFVDKPLPPTGLNVLQKNAWIHKYNVKSYLAHPFHCGAPRLDSKHEKVETKEDDESLNEGMDIEHLEDEQENKNPPETEEKAENYILPPSGHNLFYRLFSINASDESKNELMKNRVDKTYKLLVRTKMDGILQKAHTGEEYLTMIAAKVEHQLALGAEEVSVEEALKQWMSLTFRPGTSLLRVRMEAKSMEFIQFEKRTAASVNNEIKSLYGLKTDSALTLLYNVVDIMSAMNPGHYIIRHTPRNGAFACVYQTVDEPGKNVFDLQTLYWGDEFPTIPNPPWPPIDKSVVTPALKVFNRMPAMFYPSRYKQKKKPRGGKCDRGARGGRGGRGGMGGRGGKKSGKGRKKGATKIPDREQEKKSSNPEG; this comes from the exons ATGGACGAGTTTCTCCAAATCAATTG GAATCCTCCACTTGAGGATATGCTCGAAGGTGAGTTTGTCAATGCAGACAGATTGATGCAGGAGGGAAAAATGTACCAAGCGTTGAGAAGCAGTTTCCGTGATCCTTTCCTCAATATACACGAAGACTTTGATCACCTTGTTACTAAAGAGCTTATTTCAAAACTTAAGCCCAAAAAAACTGCATCCATGAGGTCAGAACAAAATTTACAACTACAAAGCTCTGCGACTGAACCCCAGCAAGATCCAACACAATCGCAAGAATCTGACAAAGAGCAGCAAGAAATTCGGAAGAGGGAGTATGTGcctggaattttgaaaaatcctttGACGTTTCCAAAACAATCCGAATTAACCGTCCAACAGCATGCTTTGTGCCTCAAGGTTCTACTTAGATTTTCTTCCTCTGAAAAACCTTCGCTCACTGCCGCTGATAAGGAAGAATTGCAAACTTATATG aaCTTAATGCCAATTATAAAAAAGGAACAAGAAACTTTTTTAGAGTTGGTTAAAAGTAATTGGGATGCTTcgacatttgaaattcaagaaGAAGAATTTATTAACGAGCAATGGAAAAGAAAAGTGAAACTGGTCGATTCGTTGCCAAGATATTACAcagaaaaggaaaatattccTTTCATATCACCCATAGAAACTGTTGTGAATATTCTATCAAACTGCCTAGAAATG GGAACTGTGCCAAAGATTTTCTTGCCAAAATTCACGAAACGCGTTCTCATGCCTCCAAATAcgacaaaaataaatcaacgatttttctccATCGATTCAAGCAAAGGTCCTCAAGaaaacgtgatttttaaaACTCCTGTGAGTCAGGATCCAAATTGTGAGAAGTTGGCAGGAATACATGATGTTAATATGGTCATTTCATCGGGTGGGCTCAACTGTCTGGCACTGAACATTGAACCGAACATCACTACATCGTGGATTTTACCAGTTGTCATAAAACGCATTAATgacaaaaatgttgtttttgttGATAAACCCTTGCCACCAACGGGACTAAACGTATTGCAGAAAAATGCTTGGATACATAAGTATAATGTGAAATCATACTTAGCCCATCCTTTCCATTGCGGCGCTCCTAG GCTCGACAGTAAGCATGAAAAAGTGGAAACAAAGGAAGATGACGAATCACTAAACGAAGGAATGGATATCGAGCACTTGGAAGACGAACAGGAGAACAAAAATCCCCCAGAAACCGAAGAAAAAGCTGAAAATTATATTCTTCCACCATCGGGACATAATCTCTTTTACAGATTATTCAGCATTAACGCCTCCGATGAGTCTAAGAATGAGCTTATGAAAAATAGAGTGGATAAAACTTATAAACTGTTGGTTCGCACAAAGATGGATGGAATTTTG CAGAAAGCACATACCGGTGAGGAGTATTTGACTATGATCGCAGCAAAGGTCGAGCATCAATTAGCGCTAGGAGCTGAAGAGGTATCTGTGGAAGAAGCTCTCAAACAATGGATGTCTTTAACATTCAGACCTGGTACAAGTCTCTTACGCG TGAGAATGGAAGCGAAGAGTATGGAATTTATccagtttgaaaaaagaacCGCCGCCTCGGTaaacaatgaaataaaaagcctcTACGGCCTGAAAACCGACTCCGCTTTGACATTACTTTACAACGTTGTGGACATAATGTCTGCAATGAATCCTGGTCATTATATCATCAGACATACTCCGCGCAATGGAGCATTCGCGTGTGTGTATCAAACGGTCGACGAACCGGG aaaaaacgtattcgaTTTACAAACACTTTACTGGGGTGACGAATTTCCTACGATACCAAATCCACCGTGGCCACCTATAGACAAATCTGTTGTCACACCCGCATTGAAAGTCTTTAATCGAATGCCAGCCATGTTTTATCCGTCACGAtataaacagaagaaaaaaccTCGAG GTGGAAAATGTGACCGAGGTGCAAGAGGCGGGAGAGGTGGCAGAGGTGGCATGGGCGGCAGAGGTGGCAAAAAAAGTGGTAAAGGACGGAAAAAAGGTGCGACCAAAATACCAGATCGTgagcaagagaaaaaatcttcgAACCCCGAAGGATAA
- the HPS1 gene encoding Hermansky-Pudlak syndrome 1 protein homolog, producing MRGILIFDHLNDVLFTKCNRKFANHIQSLARMQGLLCEGKDDSNRDGDELSPNIIMQLFSPIVTSQNVMSSQFGNSYTSMKCHDGTNMVFDDFMGYTFIYVSTEDVELMRRTLGVCVSIVRHICGPDVAMLKTSRQKIHLVSSLLDSWSHLRSCEQSLLTEAVEQLSVNADLASAILKILRDASDKLKTQSEFANVHVLILVEHKFLSLYSSKNAQDLSAADILLMVLLCKVAHSKVADDGTLCRDDGEEGDILLPRNIHVNRDGLDDKGASLDINTKLANPTSEDITHLFGDSRDSSVSEGLYSFTDEGLYSQLVLLGSERGCTANAVHISELAEGINLITIVEVTNLGTSSGLYDSFYHLNIMNSLQLQRDIDEMRPAFENLDGSIKKAIEGIKKNRANVSNDVDMCQRRLQVKWDFVRRKYIDLLKSRDPEFVLQIESNTSGFTETMRELFRLTCFDKNFLKNGVDVIVTVSRLVRQKLNDFSDFLKVKALKNFSLGSRTSLTINKYLEEFPGLVHFIYIDRTTHRLTAPTLDFTNPETLALTTKKIWSMVEHSRTHLQEGHFSVMWKDTTFNYAYFLWFEDTSGSPLKCKTYLNHQMKNLPVPGILCGDYYRKLAQTCFPKLSPNKIRIYELYCVHLGLATSSCVLEHSRRLAATIWEVTGIPNNPADIL from the exons atgagAGGCATTCTCATATTCGATCATCTCAACGATGTTTTGTTTACAAAATGCAACAGAAAGTTTGCCAACCACATACAAAGTCTTGCACGAATGCAAGGACTCTTGTGCGAGGGCAAG GATGACAGCAACAGAGACGGAGACGAGCTGAGTCCGAATATAATAATGCAATTGTTCTCGCCAATCGTCACATCTCAAAATGTCATGTCTTCTCAATTTGGCAATTCGTATACTTCCATGAAATGCCACGACGGGAcgaacatggttttcgatgattttatggGATACACGTTCATTTATGTTTCCACAGAAGACGTGGAGCTTATGCGACGAACTTTGGGAGTTTGTGTCTCAATAGTGAGGCACATTTGTGGTCCGGACGTTGCAat GCTAAAAACAAGcagacaaaaaattcatctcgTATCATCGTTGCTGGATTCTTGGAGTCATCTTCGTAGTTGCGAACAAAGTTTGCTCACAGAAGCTGTGGAACAGCTTTCGGTGAACGCTGATCTTGCTTCCGCGATATTGAAAATACTTCGCGATGCTTCTGACAAACTAAAAACCCAATCCGAATTTGCCAACGTCCACGTACTCATTCTCGTTGAACACAAATTTTTGTCCCTCTACTCGAGCAAAAATGCTCAAGACTTGAGTGCAGCTGATATTTTGCTGATGGTCCTACTCTGCAAAGTCGCTCACAGCAAAGTTGCTGACGATGGCACATTGTGCCGAGACGATGGAGAAGAGGGTGATATTCTTTTGCCCAGAAATATTCATGTCAACAGAGACGGTCTCGACGACAAGGGAGCTTCGTTGGACATCAATACTAAACTGGCTAATCCCACCTCGGAAGACATAACGCATTTATTTG GGGACTCGAGAGACTCGTCAGTGAGCGAAGGTTTGTATTCCTTCACGGACGAAGGTCTCTACAGCCAATTAGTTTTACTGGGATCGGAGCGTGGATGTACCGCGAATGCGGTTCACATATCCGAATTGGCCGAGGGAATAAATCTCATAACGATAGTCGAAGTAACGAATTTGGGAACATCCTCGGGGCTCTACGacagtttttatcatttgaatATAATGAACAGTCTACAGTTGCAACGTGATATCGACGAGATGAGACCAGCCTTCGAGAATTTGGATGGCTCGATAAAGAAAGCGATTGagggtattaaaaaaaatcgtgcaaACGTCAGCAACGACGTCGACATGTGCCAACGACGTCTTCAAGTCAAATGGGACTTTGTAAGACGAAAATATATCGATCTTTTGAAATCACGTGATCCCGAATTCGTTTTACAAATAGAATCGAACACTTCGGGCTTCACAGAAACGATGAGGGAACTTTTTCGTCTCACCTGCTTCGATAAAAACTTCTTGAAAAATGGCGTCGACGTTATCGTTACTGTCAGTCGTTTGGTTCGCCAAAAGCTCAATGACTTCAGTGATTTTCTCAAGGTCAAAGCTCTCAAGAACTTCAGCCTCGGATC GAGAACTTCCCTAACGATCAACAAATATCTTGAAGAATTTCCTGGTCTCgtacattttatatacataGATCGAACGACACACAGACTCACAGCGCCGACTTTGGACTTTACGAATCCTGAAACTCTCGCTCTTACAACTAAAAAG ATTTGGTCGATGGTTGAGCACAGCAGGACCCACTTGCAGGAAGGACACTTCTCAGTAATGTGGAAAGACACCACTTTTAATTACGCTTATTTCCTTTGGTTCGAAGACACTTCG ggttccCCACTCAAATGCAAAACGTACTTGAACCATCAGATGAAAAATTTACCGGTACCGGGGATACTTTGCGGTGATTACTACAG aaaaTTGGCTCAAACATGTTTTCCAAAGCTATCACCAAACAAGATACGAATTTATGAATTGTATTGCGTACATTTGGGTCTTGCAACGTCTTCGTGCGTGTTGGAACACTCGAGAAGATTGGCAGCTACGATATGGGAAGTGACAGGAATTCCGAATAATCCGGCTGACATACTTTGA